Within Phycodurus eques isolate BA_2022a chromosome 7, UOR_Pequ_1.1, whole genome shotgun sequence, the genomic segment CATTGAATATGGCTATGCAAACAAATGTATAGTCACCTCATTATATTACGATATatacacaaaacaaattgatggataactggttttgaaatcagacaCCAGGGAAattagtttgttcaactattgttgaatttattttaaaaaggggttgcgtaaaaaaaaaatgcttgcaaaagCTTGACTTTATTCAAAGTGTAGATAATTTACAATTTTGGTACTCTTGGTTTGAGCAAGAATCAAAGTAGATGCACATGAATTTGCTTTGTCCGGCTACATGAAATTATATGACGAGACATTAAGTTTGACAAAGGTGTTTTAGAGCACTCGAAACGAACTATAAATTAAGAACTGATAGGCAGAATTAGATAAGCCCATAGGCAGCATGGTGAAtttgtggttagcatgtctgcctcacagttctgaggttaagTGTTCAAATCTTAGAAGaatcatcatctttattgtcatgaacaatgcatgcatgcacacaaaagttGTTCTCTGcaatttacccatcacagtgaacacacactcTTGGCTCTGGCTTTCCTGTacaaagtttgcatgttctccctgtgcttgtgtgggttttggcTATATCTGCCCTGccactggctggcaaccagtccagcgtGTACACCCGCCCGCCATTCACCTAAAGCCATGACCCTAAATGAGGGTATATAAAAGGGATAGACAGACAACACTCACCTGAGAGAGCTAGGTTAGGCAGGACGAAAGTGTTGACAAGCTCCTGAGGTGACAGGAGGCTCTCTCTTTCCCCTTCAACTGTTGCGACTGGCACCATCATCAGCTCCACAAACTTAAGGAACTGTTCCTTTTCATTGTCTGAGAGTGATCTGACGCTTATTATTTCCTGCAGACACCTGCAGAGTAGACGTGTTGGATTTCTTCTCCCGTCGCTTTTGCTTTCTGTAACACCTTCCAGGCCGGGCAACTGCTGCAGGATCTTACTCATGAGAGCGAACGCCCCTTTATTAAAGATGGCAGAATGACAGCAGGATCTCAAAGTAGCCTCCGGGTTCTGGAAGGCCACTCTGGCGACTAAAGACACTGCTGTGCTGAGGTTGCCCTCCGCCGTTGGAGCTTTGCCTCCTCCCTGTATGATGCAGTTGAAAGCCATGTTGAGCTCTTGCTCAAAGCCGGCGATCAGAGCGGAGGAGCCCGAGCATCCACAGAAGCCCTTACTGGATATTCTCAGAACGGCAGCCAAAGCTTTATTCTTGTCTTCCAAGGCGAGCGCAGTGAACACGGCCGTGACAACTTTGAGCAGCCTCCTGGCCTGGCTCACGGCAAAGCTCTCGCTGTGGAGTTGACTCGTGAGGGTGGAGGCCAGTTGGATAAGTGTGTCACAGTGCTGGAAGGCCGTTTTGTTCTCTTCAAGGCAGTCCAGCCACCGCTCATCATGGGCCGCCCAGCTCTTCTCGCTGGCAAACAACACAGTGACGTCGTGATAGTCCTCCAGCCGGTGACTTACGATGGTCATGGCAACCCTCATACTCACCTCTGAGGAGCTCTCTACAGTAGGGAAAGCCATCGATGCAAGTAAACCTCGGAGGTTATTCTTCTCAGACTCTTCTTCTCCGGTCATGTCGGCTTCTTCCAGAGCCGCCAGCATTCTGTGGACACTTTGCTGTAGTCTGAAAGCTGTGTAACTGGAAGGAGAGCCGCTACACACTTTCAGCAAGCCGTGACTTTGCCAGAAATGGGTGAGCTCTGCCACACTCCTCAAGGCTTCATGAAGGCTCAATCTGCTAGGCTGAAACTGGGATGGGGTTAAAGAGGCACGGAGGTCTCGCTGAACCTCCTGTATTAGCTGTGAACTCAGCTTGTCACTGTTCTCGCTGACACTCATGGCTTTGGACAGGAACACAATCTTGTCTTTGATTGGAAGGATGACTGAATGATCGATGAGGAAAGTTGTGTAAAGAGCATCGAGACAATTAGAGAGCGCATATAAGCCGTGCTCTGGTTTGGATATGACATCCTTCATATCTGTGAGCGTGTGGAGGAGAATGTCTAGGACACCCGTGTTGTGTGGTAATGCTGATGAGTCCAGTTTCAGCCTCTTGGCAGCCTGATGAGTCAAACTAGCAGGCTGAGAAGTAAGATGAGCAACCTGGTTAGCAAACAACACTTCAAGGTTCTGCTGCTCTCCAAACTGCTCATATCTGCCTTTCCACAGTTGCCACCATAACTCAAGAAAGAAATGGACATCATCCTCACCCACAGGGTTGCTTTTCACATGCTCCGTCAACCGTTCCagctcagaacacatctgacgCGGAGGAAGACACAGTAAAAAATGAGCAAATATGTCTGCAGCTGACAAGGATTTGAGCAATTCCATCAGGACGGTGTGATTGACTTCTGGGAGGGGGCTATGGAGAGGGAAAAAGGTGCTCTCCCTCCACGCCTCCTCCACATCCTCTCTATTCTCCCTGCTCAACAACTTCAACCACACAACACAAACTAACTTTTTCCTCCAGGAGGCAGCCTTGCTCTTGAGATGACCACCGACATTCTCCTCGCCACAGATTTCCCTCACTGTGGCCAAGACTGGCTTGCCCACCTTGTCCCAGTCACATTTCTGAAGTGAGCTCAGCGAGGACGGCAGACATAACTTATTAGCCAGGAGGAAAGATCCTTGAAGAATGGCCCAgtctgaagcaaaaaaatgacaagaattCAAGTATCAGTAGCCCTCTACTCAAAGACTCCCCAGATTCTTACATGAACtgctcatttttaaatgaatgatgaATCATTGTCTTCAAATACATACAGTGTCGGGGAGTAACGAATTACATCTAATGAGATTacataattgaattacaaaatgtatgtaattttaacccattacattactgggagcggcacggtggacgactggttagagcgtcagcctcacagttctgaggacccgggttcaatccccagccccgactgtgcggagtttgcatgttctccccgtgcctgcgtgggttttctccgggcactccggtttcctcccacatcccaaaaacatgcataaattggagactttaaaattgcccgtaggtgtgactgtgagtgcgaatggttgtttgtttgtatgtgccctgcgattggctggcaaccagttcagggtgtaccccgcctcctgcccgatgacagctgggataggctccagcacacccgctaccctagtgaggagaagcggttcagaaaatggatggatggattacattactgggagaaaatgtgtgatTAAATTATAGTAGGTGACACATGTGATTGGCTCCCTCTGGTCACGTGCCATTTTGCTGTAGTCTCAAACGTGACATATTTCCAAATATCACCTCAAAGCGCCACCTTATGGTGCAATCTtttagtttgacatttttaaaaggtttacctggtttgaatccacttttttttttttaagaggaaaCATCTAAGGGTCATGTTGATGCATTAATTCAacattaagaaaagtaatcaaaatgcaCTCAAACGTTATTAGTTATATTACGTTGAGGCCGTAACTGAAATAGTTATACttctattttcattcatttacattttcaacagggtaacccGTTGAAAccaacatttccaaagtaatcatGCATCATACGTAACCTATCAATTCTCTgaacctcttatcctcactagggtaatGCTTTTTAATATCAGTTAATATATCAGACAGACAGTACGAGCACTACATTCTGActtaataaaagagggaaactattgTCTGTGCAGAGGttgtttcttcttcattttttcccaaattATTAAACCTTTAAGGCGTTGAATCAggacttttaccagtcttttttacacaagtatatgAACTTCTACTAAAGCACACTGTGAGTTCTTATACCACCATTGGCTATTATTCAGTGAACACAATGAAAGGAGTTCGAAGGGGTGTAGATGAAGCTCTTGTATTGGTTTTCAATTGATTAAATGGCGTCAACTTTACCTTTATCCATGGTCATGTAAAAAGGGCCTCGGTCAGTATTTAATCTGGAGCCGCAACGTGTCCAAACAGGACTGAAGTTGGTTTATTTAGGATCAAACAAACAGGATATGAAGAGTGGAAGAGAGCTCGCAGATCGTCAACATGTCAAGCGTGCAGCTGAAAGGAAGTTTCCGCTGCCCCTGGTCAACGAATCCAGACAAGAGTCGATTCCAGGTGCTGCTACCTTCCTACAGCGCCACTCTACGTCTTCTCTGAGTACTACAAGACGACAACATACCCGGAAGAACAGATTCAGTCAATTTTGCGATCACTTCCAATGTTTTCATACTAAACGAAACGTGCCCAAGTACCATTTTGGTTTTAATGTCCATCGAATATTACACACAAATGAATGTACTTAAAAAGCCACTATGTAGATTTCGttggatgttgttttttttctcttgaaaatGAAAGTGAAAGTAAACCGATACCTAGTGCTGGGAAAGCAAGTCAGAGACGTCTCGTGTAGTCATGTGTTTGCTAAAGatattaactttatttttattcatatgtGCCGGTAAGTCAGTCAGTATTTACAGTTTTTCTCGATATCGAGGGATTTTCCTGCTAATTCGTGAGTAAATGAACAGGATAGGCTACAAGACAAGACTGTCATGTCTTCTAATTACACTTGACTACATTGGCAAGCCGTTTATGCACGATTTAtacgatatccttgatatccactTTATGGTCCATATACTCTAGTATGCTCTTCACTCGTAAGACAATTTACTAGTATAACAACTGTCTTATTAGTAATAGTATTAGTATCATCTGCCGTGTCAAGTTCTTGACGTGTGCATGCAGACTAACAGGACAACTGGCATTCAAGTGCATTCTACTATGTtgtactagtgaggcaaaatctgtgtgctactagtactaccaGTGAAGCGCGAGATGTTAACGTGTgtaattttataatgtcactcGTAATACTAGTAGCATGCAGTCGTCAACTAGTACACAGTTTTGCCACACTGCAATTGTTGCAAAGTTGTCGTACGAGTGAGGACCAGTGAGAGCAACAACTGCGTCTTATAGTAAGGGTCCCCCCCTCTACTTCCTTAGCGCCTTACACCACTGCATACTAGTAGGAAAACTACATTACGAGTGAGCCAGAACTGTGTTTCAAGCCATTTGATCATTAATTCGATATCTAGTGCGCTGTGAATACATGTTAAAACTGCTTTATGGGAAGGTTCAGGTTCATGTACTAGTgctctctttgtcctcactacaATGCCAGCATACTAATGGGACAACTACATGTTCATTGTAGGGGAGAATTGTGCACTAGTGGACAACTGCATGCTACTAGTGAattataaaattccactcgttTAACATCTAGCACCTCACTGGAAGTACTAATAGTATCAGGCAGATAACAACAAGATACAGTTTTGCCTcgctagtaacatgtagttgtccaaCTAGTgtacagaaatgtcatacagaagtacaaaaaaaacattactagagagacacagttgttctactagtgcgctgaagctgttttctttgaaatgaaattccaccaactgatgaatgttgtgatttttttttttgcaggtgtcCAGTATGCTAACCCTCTGTCATGGCTGCCCTGTACATTCAGTGAATATATTGTGCATGTAAATAGTGAAGGTGCGCGTGACATTCAACTCCATCAAAGATCTGACATTCTGCAATTTGGTCAGCGGGGAGACAGTCCTGTTAACCCTCACGCCGTCACTTTCCTTGTCATTGGTATGGCCTTAATTAGCATGTAGGTAATGCACACTGAAGAAATATTTGACTCAGTAATTGTCGTCTCTCTCAAGAATCCAAAACAAACCTGTTGAGCTATTTGAAGGACATGGAAGCGGATCAGGTGGATTGTGGCATTCGGAGAGCCGACACAGAGAGCGCCCACGTGAAATGGCCGGGCCAGAAGTCTCATGAGTGCAACTCTTGGTTCAGCATCACCCTGACACACACCAAAGATCTGTTCACTGTCTCTGGAATCCTCAGACACCCATGTGAGCCCCCACCCTCCGGACAGCAGGATGTCCGCAATTGGCCTGCGATTGAGGATGGACAGACGCTCATTACTTCAGGTAACAGTCTACATCATTTTACTTAAAATCCCTGCAAAATTGACACAAAATTGACACATCACAGCTGTAAACAATGACCCAGCATTTTTCCGCTATTGCCCTTTACACAGACTCTGTGTAGATAGTGAAACAGTTTGCGCTTTCACACAGTCAGATAATTTGATGCGTGACGATGTCGGTGGCAGCCTTTAAAATACTTATTGGATACAGGGACGGACCCAGGGTGGCCATAGACTGAAGGGCGGCCGCCCCTCTGCGAAACATTTCTGTTCAAATTTTGCTCagcaccccaccccccacctccCCGTTGACCATCAGTTTTCATTCTTCAAGGTGCTAAAAGTTTGatcaccccaccccaccacctCTGTTGATGATTGATTTTCGCTGCTACAGAATTTTAGGCCActccactgaaaaaaaaagtctacgcCTGTTTGGATAGCAACATTTGCTGGTAACACAACAGGGTGACAAATCAATTTCAGGTGTTAAACCCAGAATACATTTACACACAGACGGCGTCCCACCTCTGTTACGGCTCTGGTACTGAGTGGGTGGAAAATTGCCGTGTCaacttatttatttgtttaaatgcaGTTATGGATGGTCAGGGCAAACATGATTTCTACATTTACAGCCTAAATTACAACCAACAGTGTATTCTCTTCGTGAGCCGTTTCTGTAGCCATATAgctatagttgtttttttctgtgctaTGACTGGTTGCTGAAAgcaaaattggttaattaaagcAAAACTCTTTGACTACCAAAACACCTGTAGTGTTCTGCACACATTGATAATTATTTTACTcaacatctctggtgagtatgatgtattttatttaaaatttttgtttttgtcatattccAAATTGAGAAAACTTTTTTATACTCATGAGCCAtaacataaatacacaaataaagaaGGAAGGGTAGAAATAGAAGTCAGTATGACTTGAGGTCAGCGATTTTAAAATTAAGGAGAGTGGCCTAGGGGACAAAAGTGGATCTCCACCTCCTGCAAGCCAGATACTGTAACACCATTCAACAAACTGTTGCAGTGCAGGATCATGTtgctaagaagaagaagaatcacctttattgtcatggacatgcatgtattttacccatcacagtgaacacacaaacttgttagtgaaacacactggagcagggggcagttGAAGCGCCCGCACTGACAATGCTCCGCTCATGCACGGATCGCTGCAATTACTCGTCATCCTCCATGTGAGACTGagtgcgccacatttaaagggaatgagaggatcCGCTTTGACTGGCGGCGACTTAAGTCGGCTGTAATCACTCCTACAGAAGCGCAATCTGACCACCCGCAGATCCATCAGGCTACGCGCAACCAAAAAATTACCAACAGTGGTCTAACCCACCTCTACCACACAGTTGTGCTGACTGCCGCACTGGATTTACCCCGTTCATGAAAATAGGGCCCTCTGCGTGCTGTGAGTGAGGAAGTCCATGATCCATAGAATGAACTGGTCTTCCAGGGTGAAGTTCTGGTGGAGCCACTTTGCCAGAATGTGGGGCTACAGTGTGTTGAATCCAGAAAAGTCTGCAAACAGAAGCCTGGCCAAGGTGTTGGGAAACTCCAGGTTTTTATGGATGATGTTGATTTGATGCCGTTGATACCGCTGCCTGCCTGGTTTGAAAACTGAAGGAGATCAAGCTGTGAACTGGCCTGAGAGAGAATGTGCTGTTTAAAGATCCTCTCCATGGCTCTCATCACGTGGGAGGTGAGAGCCTCTGGGTGGAGGTCGTTCATTGTCTTGGGTGGAGGTTACTCTTAGGGATTGCTATGGTGGTGGATTACATTGGGGTGTCCATTATCGCAAAACTGGAGTGGAACCAATGAACCACAATCACAATCCgccaatggatttacagcttcctgatgggcaggacacagcagttgaagctgggggacaccacctcattcacacgcaccagcagcaccggggcgccccaaggacaTGTCCTCTTTCCGCTGCTCTACTCtgtctacacgaacgactgcggCTCAACCCACCCCGCTGTCAAACTCCTTAAGTTTGCAGACGATACCACAGTCATCGggctcatcaaagacggtgatgagtctgcgtatcgacaggaagtgaagcggctggagttgtggtgcggccgacacaacctggagctcaaCACGCTCAGGACTGTATacatgattgtggacttcaggaggcaaaCCTTCGCCACAGTCCTGATGTCATTGTTGgagaagtgggagaccaacatc encodes:
- the gemin4 gene encoding gem-associated protein 4, coding for MTMDKDWAILQGSFLLANKLCLPSSLSSLQKCDWDKVGKPVLATVREICGEENVGGHLKSKAASWRKKLVCVVWLKLLSRENREDVEEAWRESTFFPLHSPLPEVNHTVLMELLKSLSAADIFAHFLLCLPPRQMCSELERLTEHVKSNPVGEDDVHFFLELWWQLWKGRYEQFGEQQNLEVLFANQVAHLTSQPASLTHQAAKRLKLDSSALPHNTGVLDILLHTLTDMKDVISKPEHGLYALSNCLDALYTTFLIDHSVILPIKDKIVFLSKAMSVSENSDKLSSQLIQEVQRDLRASLTPSQFQPSRLSLHEALRSVAELTHFWQSHGLLKVCSGSPSSYTAFRLQQSVHRMLAALEEADMTGEEESEKNNLRGLLASMAFPTVESSSEVSMRVAMTIVSHRLEDYHDVTVLFASEKSWAAHDERWLDCLEENKTAFQHCDTLIQLASTLTSQLHSESFAVSQARRLLKVVTAVFTALALEDKNKALAAVLRISSKGFCGCSGSSALIAGFEQELNMAFNCIIQGGGKAPTAEGNLSTAVSLVARVAFQNPEATLRSCCHSAIFNKGAFALMSKILQQLPGLEGVTESKSDGRRNPTRLLCRCLQEIISVRSLSDNEKEQFLKFVELMMVPVATVEGERESLLSPQELVNTFVLPNLALSGSNVVDLNLSLQLLHAALSVDVQQEVASSSTHWVLECSPFPLLYILAQFHDQALRCLEQPPEGAVHHWSMDTKELLASVLITLAQVVGVQVEAAPSRWSRALFWLHDKMKELDWTVYFHLKPVWGRHFKNEVPTSLLAVCHLPEQEWSGLNLPQYGPGTGLLAWMECCALSESLQSIMLSSLALDQRQSEHVSMFSKGLLVALTQTMPWCSVPQWSRLLGALKELITSGRLHVPFSLEYVEFLPLLDLRRFSYELCLSVLMLRVLQLLCGSSCSHWLTGDGWAHLARLYAHTVREVMNSLRAKLALPASGTLTVSPNVHPAPPKGSDVSCNSFKVSKMSQDSLKDLKEGAQTVEQVPSQEVLFVLSQIFCHVQHIQVMMPGGQSEPLFLSSLEILSHYQTIMSAFPESSTPLENENTKHFFYTIADNLENQEMKSVLQQKITQLALSPA